In Triplophysa rosa linkage group LG7, Trosa_1v2, whole genome shotgun sequence, the following proteins share a genomic window:
- the LOC130556752 gene encoding structural maintenance of chromosomes protein 5-like, translated as MLMYALSICTSCPLTFTEEEVPLIRQWWCINLMERFCLEGHGQRFAYWTEEASQLLQGIVEPVFRVSKFTTTKLSPSRRVVDDKDIDKVQQPTIVRDLNTAWYWVQNHRHLFRGEVTEPAFLQMNRGDQQNAIKNLLGGQFSEAKDAFLFIFHYQEDMETFLSYCVDDQGLKVNAMFYKEKCSV; from the exons ATGCTGATG tatgCTCTCAGCATCTGCACATCATGTCCCTTAACATTCACAGAG gaggAGGTGCCATTGATTCGCCAGTGGTGGTGCATTAACCTCATGGAAAGATTTTGCCTAGAAGG gCATGGACAGAGGTTTGCATACTGGACCGAAGAAGCATCCCAACTCCTTCAGGGGATCGTTGAGCCTGTGTTTAGGGTGTCGAAATTCACCACCACCAAACTGTCACCCAGCAGAAGAGTTGTGGATGACAAGGACATTGATAAG GTGCAGCAGCCAACCATTGTCCGAGACCTAAATACAGCGTGGTACTGGGTACAGAATCACAGACACTTATTCCGTGGGGAGGTGACAGAGCCTGCCTTTTTGCAGATGAACAGGGGTGATCAACAAAATGCCATCAAGAACCTCTTGGGGGGTCAATTCTCTGAGGCGAAGGAtgcctttttgtttatatttcattaccaagaagacatggaaacatttttgtcatacTGTGTTGATGACCAAGGCCTAAAGGTCAATGCTATGTTCTACAAAGAGAAAtgtagtgtgtga